The sequence below is a genomic window from Coleofasciculus sp. FACHB-T130.
TCGTTTCTTGTAGAGACGGTGACGGGAATCCATGCAGTGAAGGCTCATGCAGCCGAAGGAACCGCACGCGATCGCTGGGAAGGTTTATTTGCCCGCTTCATCCGCACCGGCTTTAAAGCTTCTACCACCTCCAACATCAGTAACAATATTGGTGACTTTCTCACTAATTTTTCCAACTTACTCATTCTCTGGTTTGGAGCCGCGCTAGTCATCGACCATCAGCTCACAATTGGTCAGCTAGTCGCTTTTCAAATGCTGGCGGGAAGAATGACCGGGCCACTTTTACGCTTAGTGCAATTGTGGCAAAATCTTCAACAAGTTTTGCTTTCTGTAGACCGCATTGGAGATATTCTCAACGTTGCCCCTGAAGCCGAACCCGGATCGGGTTTAGTCCTTCCCCCTCTGAAAGGTAAAGTTACCTTCGATCGGGTTTTCTTCCGCTATCAATCCAATCAAGAACCAATCCTGCGAGGAATTACCTTCACCGTTCAACCGGGAATGTTTGTCGGCATTGTCGGGCGAAGCGGCTCTGGGAAAAGCACTCTTTCTAAGCTTTTGCAACGACTTTACCCAGTTGAATCAGGTCGCATTTTTATTGATGGGTTTGATATTAAAAGTGCTGATTTAGCATCCTTGCGACAACAAATTAGTGTAGTTCTCCAAGAAGATTTTCTTTTTAACGGTTCCATCTTGGAAAATATTACTTTAGGCAATTCAGAGATTACTACCGAACAAGTTGTAGAAGCCGCACGATTAGCTGTTGCCGATGACTTTATTAGCGAATTAACCCACGGTTACGAGAATCCTGTCGGAGAACGAGGCACCGCTTTATCTGGCGGTCAGCGTCAGCGAATTGCCTTAGCTCGTTTATTCTTATCTCAAGCTCCTATTTTAATTCTCGACGAAGCGACTAGCGCCTTAGATAGCGAAACAGAGCAGCAAGTTTTACAAAATTTACAAGCAATTTCCCAAAACCGTACAGTTTTTATGATTGCCCACAGATTTGAGCCGCTCAAGCGGGCAGATTTGATTTTGGTGCTAGAGAAAGGGGTACTAATCGAACAAGGAACTCATCTAGAATTAATGCAAAAAAAAGGGTTGTATTGGTTGCTTTATCAACGTCAGCAGCCATCTAGTTAAAGACTACTTAAAATCATGCAGTTTCAAGTCAAGTAATTCCCGTAGTAGTCAGACTAAACGAGTGCCATGCTAAGGCAAACAAAATTGCCGCGATCGCGCCAATGAATGTATTGAGAAAATTCACGACTTCGTTGGTAAGCCAATCGTAGCGAGATTGCAGCGTAGCACCAATGACACTTTCCAAATTGGTCGCAATAAACGCTGCTACTATGCACCAAACCACCCCGATGAGATCGATCGCACCAACGCCCCAGCCAACACAAGCGATCGCAACCGATGCCACCACTCCAGCTATTGTCCCCTCTAAAGAAACCGCCCCTTCTGTTCCCCTGGCTACAGGTTGTAAGGTAGTAATCAAAAACGTCCGTTTACCATAAGCTTTCCCGACTTCGCTGGCGGTGGTATCCGAAAGTTTTGTACTAAAACTGGCTACGTAGCCCAGCAGTAAGAAAGGCACCCATTGGGGTTGTCCTAAATAACTCACCAGTACCGTTCCTAAGGCGCATAGAGTGCCCGTGAGGGCGGAACCCCAGACATTCTCCGGCCCGCGTGCCCCAGACCGTTTCTCGGCGATTCCCTCGGCTTCTTTTTGAGCCATGCCGATGCGCGTGACGGCAGAACCTACGAGAAAATAGAACATCACGACTAAATATCCCTGCCAGCCGAGGGTACCCCAAATAATGACGCCCAGCGCCCAAGCGTGGAGGAATCCGGCGGGGGTGAGTAACTTTTTCGGGGCGAAATAGGCGATCGCTAACAAAACTGTATTCAATCCCACTGCAACTAACCAGGGATTGAAAGAATTAATGGTAGAGAGCATCTGTAAAAATCTTGAATTCATAACACTCTTTCACAATACTCTCGTCCGTGAGAGAGGCGCAAAAAGGAACCCCAAGTGAAGGATGTATGTATTAGCGATATCACCCTTGATCTTCGCTTGCAAGTAAAGCGCCGCAAAAGCACAGCACTCAGAATATTACCGATGAACCCAACAATCTTTCATCTTGCTTTTCCCATCTCCGATGTTGCCCAAGCGAAAGCCTACTACGCTGATGGACTCGGCTGCCAGGTTGGGCGTGAAACCCGCGATGCCTTGATTCTGAATCTCTACGGTCATCAGCTGGTAGGTCACGTTAGCAAAGAACCGATTACCCCGCAACGAGGGATTTATCCCAGACACTTTGGGCTGGTTTTTACATCAATTGCTGACTGGGAAAGCTTGCTAGAACGGGCACAACAGCGACGGTTGCACTTTTATCAGCAGCCGAAACATCGCTTTCCCGGTCAACTCACCGAACATTGCACCTTCTTCCTCGAAGATCCGTTTTATAACCTGATGGAGTTCAAATATTACTCTCATGCCGAGGCAATTTTCGGGGTTCGGGAGTATGCCGAGATTGGCGATTCCCATTAGGAGACGCTACGCGATCGTGCTTCAGTGGTTCTAAAAGTGCCTTCTCCACAGCCTTAACCCCCTTAGCATCTGTAATCATCCACGGGTGCAGCAATACTGGCACCTGTAGATTTTGACCGACGGGCATTTCCGAACTATTCGGTGGCAGAATGATTAAATCAAAAGGCGTCCAGATCGAGGTGAAATTCACCTGTTCCAGCATCGCCACATCCCGATTCAAATCTTGTAGAAAAGCGCTATCAGGGCGCATCTGAACGCAGCCAATCCCATTGTGAAAGTAGCCCGCCCACGTTCCGTGGTTGGGTGCTGATATGGTAATAAAACGCTGCACCCGGTTAATGCCCCCTAGTCGCTGCACGTAGTAGCGGCTAACGATGCCTCCCATACTGAAGCCGACCAAATCAAATGGTTGGTCGGGTGCAAAGGTCTTGGCAACGTAATCAGCAACCTGCTGTGCTAGAGAGTCCAGACCCATCGCACCATTATTGGGGGTGAGGCTGAGGTCATATACAGACCAGCCTTGCTGTGCCAGGTAAGGAGCCATTTTATGGAATACAGCAGCCGTATCGTTGATGCCGTGAATTAGCAATACAGGATTGCGCTTAGGGGCACTGTTCATTTTGCCAGGAATTAATCTCATATAATCCCAGCTTAGACACGAGCGATCGCGGCTGGGGTTGGTTTAGGACAGCCTGTCGAGTGGCTGTGGCTTAAAATCTGAGATTAATGTAAATTCTTGCAACAAAAGAGCGTTTTCCAGAGCTAACTGGCTGGGTAACTGTACTTACTAAAACAAAATTTGTAAATTTTTGTAAAGAACTATCTGGGAATCTTGCGTTTGTCCGCCGTAAAACTTCATAATCCGATCTGGATCGCAAATTGCAACGATAGAAACGCTTTGTCCATATTGTAAAGCGGCTGCTTTCTGAGCTGAGCAGTTGAGCTTATCCTTGGCGATACCAGTCTTGCATCAAAAATAGAATAGCTTGCTCCAATGTTTCGGGAATCAGTCAACATCGTCATTTAAATCTCAGGAGTAATACTAAATGTTTGGTTTTATCAAAAAATTGTTGGGCGGCATTACCGCTTTCATTGGTGGAATTTTTGGCTCTAAGAAATCTGAAGGAAACGAGGCTGCTGCTCTTCCTCGTAAGAAGTCTGGTGGATACTACATGGAGCTAGAAGAGTCCAAAGACGCAAAACCAGCGGCACAAGAGAGCCAGAAGAAGCCAGAACCAGTCAAAGCCCAAACATCAGAATCGAAGAAGCCGGAACCCGCGAAGGCATCTGCATCCGCTTCTAAATCTGCGTCTAATGGACAAAAAGATTCATCGAAGCCTCAAGCAACCCCAGAACTTGTAGGGGCTGCATCCAAGAATTCATCAAACTCTAAAGAAGTCTCAGAACCGAAAGAAATTGCTCAACGGCCCCCAGTAGAGCTAATTCAGACGGCTGAAGGTGTTGAGGCAGTGGTTGCTGAGAAACCAGCAGCACCTATCAACGGCAAGGGTCAAAGCCAATCCGATACCACGTTTGCTCCGAAATACTTGAATCCAATTTCTAGCTCTAATACTCGTCGGCGTCCCGGTCCCAGCATGAGCAACTTCATGGACATGGCGCGTCAGGTGAAAAAATAATCAAAAACTAAAAATTAAAAATTAGCAGGCTTTTTGTCTAATTTTTGATTTGCTTTTTAATTCTTTGACCCTCTGAGGAAAACCAGCCCACTGTACAGTTGGAAAGCTGGGTCCCAGAGGGTTTCTTCACGCCGAAATAAGTCGATATGAGACTTGAGACTTTTTAGAATTTCTGTGCGATCTAGCGCAGTTTGAGCAAAATCTGTAAAATCTGCCCAAATCGGCGTCTGAGCCAAATGTCCTTCTAGAAAATGAAGTAAATTGTTCCAATGACTGCGGTTGGTCGCTTGATTGGGTTGAGTCGGCTGTGGATTGAAGGAAATCCCCTGCCCAAACTGGTAGTTGCTATCGCAAAGGCGAAGAATACTGTGTCTGGAAGGAAGATGCAAGTCGATCAATTGGGCATAGTCTTGGGTTTGAGTTTTCCATTGCAGTTGGCGACGAGCATCTTGGTCGATGACTTCGCCAAAGATTGGTAAGAGTCCTTGCACTTGTTGTCTGACTTCTGACCAGTTGAAGGTCAGGGAACCTGTCTGACCGTGTTCGTTCTCGCAAACGACGCTAGGCGGGGAAGCAGAAAGGAAATGGCTGACGCGAAAAACGTTAAGTTTCCGAACATCTGCAAGGTTTGCCCAGAAGTTGGGAATTTCGGCTTGCTGCATCTGTTGACTGTAGAATCGCAGTTCTCCTACCGGACCAGTTCGGTACAACCGCCAGCCGCGACTGGGAAGTTGTAGCCGTGCGGTGTAAGGGTCTATCTGCACGATTCGAGCTAACTGTTGGGCGGCGACCTGTTTCTTTTCAGCGCTGACGGCTTCTAGAACTAAGACGCCTGCTTCTGTGTCTTCTGGAGCGGCGGTGGCTTGAGCGATCGCGTCTCGTCTTTTTTGTTGGGCGATCGCTTCTATACGTCCCAATCCTTGACGAGCTTGAGTCATAATCTTGGGATTGGTGGTTTCCCGTAGCAGCTGCCGATAGGCATTTTCTGCCGCCTCTAATTTGCCCGTTTCTTCGTACAGGCGTCCCACATAGAACTGTACTAAGGGATTTTGCGGCATCTGTTTTACCAGATGGTTGAGTAACCAGGCAACGGTTTTATAGTCTTTGCGCTCGAAAGCTTCTGCAAGTTGTTCAAGCATTACAGTAATTAAAAAATTAACAATTAAAAATTAAAAATTGAAGCATCCTTCATTTCTAATTGTGCATTGAGCTGTAGCTTAAATCTCTCTAATTTCTGATTCCCATGCCGCAGCTACCAGAGATAAGGCGACCATTGGGGCGGTGACGGCTCGCAGGACACGACGCCCTAGAGAAACGGGTTGGAAGTCAGCAGCGATCGCTTGTTCGACTTCTGCTGGTGTCCAGCCTCCCTCTGGCCCGATGGCGATGACAATCGTTCCTTGCCCTGGATTCTTCAGTTCATCTGCTGTACCTGAAAAACCTGACTCCCCAGCCCCCTCCCCTTGTAGGAGAGGGGCTGGGGGAGAAGCCTCTTGCGGCAATAGATGAATCAAGCAATCGAGTAAATGGGGAGAATCTCCACGAGCAACGCAGATATAATTCTTGTTTTTTATCGAAGAACAATGACTCTTGAGTGAAGACAAAGCAGCCGAAAAGGAAACGGGTTCTAAAATTGTGGGAACGATTTGACGTTCTGACTGTTCAGCGGCTTCTTGGGCAATTCGCTGCCAACGTTCGAGTTTTTGGGGGCTGGGATTGAGCAGGGTGCGATCGCTCACGACGGGCGCGATCGCTACCACCCCTAGTTCGGTACTGTAGCGCACCACTTCATCAAAGCCGTTTTTTGGCAACGCAAGCATTAGCGTTATCGAGCAGGGCAACTCAGTTTGGACGGAAATCGGCTCTAGAAGCTGCCCCTGATTCGCCTCCAGCTTCGCCAGCCACCAGTGCCCTTGTCCATCCATTGCGATAAAGCGATCGCCCTCCCGCAACCGCAACACCCGACTGAGGTAATGCTGTTGTTCGGCAGTCAGGATAATTTGCTGGTTTTGAAATTGAGAGGGAGCGATCGCTAATCGTTGCAGCTGAGCCAATCTTTATCTCCCACTAACAGCAGACCTTTCTAATTTTATCGGACGGAACCTTCGTGGGTTTTAATTTCCACTTGGTGAAGGTCTACTGCTTTGGTGCCATCTACTTTGGCAGCAACCGCTTCGACATGGCTCAAAATTGATTGATCGGGTACAGAACCCGTGAGGATAATCGTGCCACCGTCTTGAGCGATTTCAAGAGTGTCAATATTTTTGAGGTTCGGCTCTTGATCAAATGCAGCAGCAACGCGCTTAGCTAATCCGTTAGCATCGTATTCCCCCTCAAAGCCCATGTATTCTGGCAATGTTGGAGGTTTATGCATCCCAGCCTTCTCACGCAACTCCCAATCATACTCACCCGTAAGTCCTGGACTCATTTGTTCTTCGACAGCCTGAGCGTCATGTTTGCTGTCTCCTTCTGTGCTGGTTTTCTGTTGTCCAAATTGCCTTTCTAACCAAGTCATAATTATTGTTTGCCTTCTAAGGATGTTTTATATTTTCTATTACACATCTATCCCAGTTCTGATTACATCCCTCATCAGAAATCAGTCTTCAGATATAGGACAAATTACTGTTTTCTTAGCTAAACAATAATCCTAGCTTAGGTGCATTTGTCAACTAAAATTCTTTTAATTTAATAATATATATAGCCAGCCTAAATGGTTTCTAAAGGCGAGATACCCGACTTCTCTAAGAAGTCAGGTATCTGAACTGCTGGCATCTTACAGCTCAAATCAGATTGCTACTATATCACTAATTTAACATCCAGTAAAAAAAATAGACATACAAAAATTATTTTTATTTAGAAAGTCTTAAAAAAATAAATTTTAGCAATTATTCAAGCAAAAAAATGACCAGCTATTAGCTTTACAATCTTTAAAAATTTAGAAATTTTTTAAAAGTCGTATCGGCAACTACGAGGAGTTATTTATTCGGTCAAGAAGCTACTGTTGCAAATCCTAAGAAATTGCCGCCCGAATCGGAAAGCCTGTACAGAGGGATAATGTCATAACCAACTTCTCAGACGTGGCATTTCAGGGGGCGAAGTATAGTAAATTCACCCTGTAGGTAGGGTCAGACATCATGCTTGTAGATACGAATTCTAAAAAAATATTGATCGAGTGTGGGCAAAAAACAAGCCAAACCAGCACACTGGAGGGACTCCGCAAGTAATCCCGATAACATTGATGAAAGATTAAAATATTTACAATACATAGCATCTCAATTACATTACCAAGCCAGTAGAGGTGGATTGGTTCCTAAGAATTTTCAAAGTAACCCTGGAAGTTTTAGCTCATAAAGATGGTAACGCTGCCGAAAGAGAGGGGAAATGCTGGAAGAAGACCCTCCAGTAAAAGAATTGGAGTGCAACCCATGCAGACTGAACCGATCGCCGTATTGCTTGTGGAGGATAACCCTGGCGATGCCCGTCTCGTGCGGGAACTGCTGCGGGAAGTCAATGCTCCCCAAATAACGCTGATCCACGTTCAAACGCTCACAGAAGCCCTGGATTGCCTCGTCAGTTCAGAAGGGTTGAACGTTCAGAAGTTGAAGATTGAAAGGTTTAACCAACCAGCGAACCAGCAACCTTTTGAGCTGAAAGGCGATCGCCTCCCACTATCGATCGGGGTGATTTTGTTAGATTTATCGCTGCCAGATGCTCAGGGTTTAGAAACCGTCAGACGAGTCTGCAATGCTGTACCAGAAGTGCCGATTGTGGTGATGTCGGGGCTAGCCGATGAAGCGATCGCGCTTTCTGCTGTACAAGAAGGAGCGCAAGACTATCTCGTCAAAGGTCATGCCGATAGCCATCTGCTGCTCCGCACCGTGCGATATGCCATTGAGCGTCAGCGGATGCAGATACGACTCCAACAAACCCAGCGAGCCTTGCAGCAACAACTGGAGCGAGAAGCCTTAGTAAACCGCATCACGACTGCCTTAAATTCTAATCTCGATCCAAAATCAGTCGTTGATGAAATTGTCCGACAGACAGCAGTCCCGATGAGCTGCGATTTCTGCATGGTAGTCCGAGACTTGTCGGAATCAAACCGAGTTTACATTGAAGCGGAGTATTGGCCCCATTTATCAGATGCCGTAAAGCCGATTTCTCAATCGCCCCTACAAGGGACAACCCTGTCCGTAGAAGGCTGGGAAATGGTGCGAAGTGAGTTGCTCGAAAACCGTCCGGTAGCGATCGCAAACACTACTGACTTTTGGTTGACCCCAGCCTATCAAGCGCTTTGCGCGGAAACGAGACCAAGTACGATGCTCTTGGCTCCTATCTTCGTAAGAGAGCAATTCTACGGCTATCTAGTCGTCGGCTCGATCAAGCCGCGTCCGCCGTTTTTAACATGGGAAATCCAACTGCTGCAACAGTTAGCTGGACAGACAGCGATCGCTCTCTACAATGCCCACGAGCTTGAACAGCTAGAAAGCCTGGTTCAGGAGCGCACTCAGCAACTCGCTCAAGAAAAAACACTGCTGGAAGCCATTCTTGATTCTATTCAAGAGGGAATTACTGTTACTCAACCCGATGGTCAAATCGTGCTGTTAAATCGGGCGGCATTGCAGATATATGGTTTGGTCGGGAATGGCGTTACACCTACCTCCGCTCCAGGCTCTATGCCTCACGTCAAGAATTTCTTAACTAAATTAAAAGTCCGTAACCCCGATGGTTCCCGCCCTCGTCGGTCGGAGCTACCCCTTACAAGGGCACTTCAAGGGGAAGTTTTTACCGATCAGGAGCTGGTGGTACACGGTCTCAATGGAGAGCGCAAGTGGGTAAGTATCAATGGGGCGGCAATCCGCGATGACAGGGGGAAAGTCCTGCTGGCGGTCAATACGACGCGAGATATTACCGAGCGCAAACAAGCAGAAAAGGCACTGCGGGAATCGGAAACCAAATTCCGGACGCTCTATGAATCGACCAGCGCGGCGGTGATGCTGTTGGATGAACAAGAAATTTTCAATTGCAACAGTGCAACCCTACACCTATTTGGCTGTAATGGCTTGGAGGAGTTTTGCGGCAAACATCCCAGCACATTCTCACCACCAACTCAGCCCGATGGTCAAAGTTCCCTGACTCTAGCTTGCGATCGCATTACCACTGCCCTAACAGAAGGCAACTGTCGCTTTGATTGGATTCATCGGACGTTGGATGGTAAAGATTTTCCGGCAGAGGTGACGCTAACGGCAATCGAGCTGGACAACCGAAAAGTGCTGCAAGCGGTCGTGTATGACATTAGCGATCGCATGAACAAAGAAATCGAACTGCGGGAAGCAAAGGAAGCGGCAGAAGCGGGAAGTCGAGCAAAAAGTGAATTCCTTGCCACCATGAGCCACGAACTCCGAACGCCCCTTAACGCCATCTTGGGACTCTCTCACATCCTGCGGCAAGAAATTTTTGGTGCGCTCAATGAGAAACAGAAAGAGTATGTCACCTGCATTAATAACAGTGGCGAACATCTCCTATCGCTGATTAACGATATTCTTGACCTTTCTAAAGTCGAAGCAGGCAAAGAGAAACTCTGCCCGATGCCAATTATCGTGCCGAATTTGTGCGAATACATCGTTACGATTATGAGGGAACAAGCCTACGAACGAGGGCTACAACTCACCAGTGAAATTGACCCAGAAATTGATGTTTGTGTCGCCGATGAACGACGTCTAAAGCAGATGTTATTGAATCTGCTATCGAATGCAATTAAGTTCACACCATCGGGTCAAGTTTCCCTAATTGTGCAAAAGCAGCCAGGATGCATTGCGTTTACCGTAGCGGATACGGGCATTGGTATTGCCCCTGAGAAGCTGTCATTGTTATTTGAGCCATTTCGCCAATTGGACAGCGGACTGAACCGGCAGTTTGCTGGCACTGGTTTGGGGTTGTCACTGACTCGCAGTTTAGCCCGACTTCATGGTGGAGATGTGACGGTTTCCTCAACCCTAGGAAAAGGCAGTGAGTTTACTCTATATCTGCCCGATATGAGCAATGAATCAGTCTCCATCTATCAGTTTCCAAGCGAGGGGGGCGATTCTTCTTCATTGTCTTCTGGACTTAACAATGGCGAGTTAAAAGGCGAGTTAAAAGCCGCCGCCAACCCTTTTTCTATCCCTGGCAAAGGACGAATTCTAATTGTGGAAGACGATGAAAATAGTGGGTTGCTGTTGCAAGACTATCTCCAAGTCGTAGGTCATACCGTTGAACATTTGCTTGATGGGACGGATTTCCTCCAGCGAGTGCGAAACTTCCAGCCCGATCTGATTTTGTTGGATGTAAATTTACCCGGTGGATACAGCGGGTTAGATTTACTAAAAGACTTAAAACAGCAGCCGGAACTGGAAAGACTGCCAGTGGTAATGGTGACGGTAAATACAATGGCAGAAGATCGAGACCGTTTTCTAGAGGCTGGTGCTAATGATTATCTCAGCAAGCCGATAGGCATTCCTCAGTTGGAGTTAATTTTGATGAAACATCTCTGAAGAAGGCAAAAAGTAAAAGGCAAAAGAAAGAATTTTGTTTCTAATTCGGAATTTTTAATTCTTTCAGAATTTGCCAAGCTTTGACAAGATTGCCTTGCAGAAGCGTTGCTACGCCATTCAGGGCTTGAAGTTCGGATAAGTTCGGGTTGATGGCAAGAGCCGGTTTCAAAGCTTTCTGGGCGGCGGCGGGATGCCAATCGTACAGATGGACAAAGGCGAGATAGGCATAAGCGTAAGGATTTTGGGAGTCGATCTCAACGACTCGTTCTAAGGCAGCGATCGCACCTTTGACTTGTCGCTTCAGCGCCTTTGACAAAGCCAGGGTGTATGCCCAATCCCGGTTTTGCGGTTCCCGTTGCAGTCGATATTCCAATGCCGTTAAGGTTTGATTCAGATAGTCTTGAATCGGGTCGTACTGGTTGATGCGCCCAGTTTCTTCAAATATCGACTCTAGAGCTTCTGTCCCTTGGGGTAAGGTAGCGGCTAGAGTCCGCAGTTGAGTCAGCAAATCCAGCTCAGGCGCGGGTGTGGGGGCGGCAAGGGGTTCAATCTTCAGTGTCACGGGGGGAACCTGTATCGGGTAAGTTTCACCCGTTTGCCGGTTCAGGTAAGTCGCTTCTAGGCGGTAAATTCCAGCCGATATATTTGCTGGCGGCAGCATCGCCATCTGTTCGGTGACTCGAAAGCCATTCGCAGAACGCTCAGGGGGAAGAACTTTTGGATACAATTCTCCCATGCCAATCCCGTGATCGTGCAGCCATTCAGATTTGGGATTTTCAACTTTGGGATTCTCAACTTTGGAATTTTCAACAATGCGATCGCTCATGCGCCAAGTCAGCAGCACTAACCCAGATTGCAACTGTTCCCAGGAACCAGACCATTCGTAGGTAATCGGTACGGGAATCCCTGGTGGGGCTTGGTTCGGTACACTCACCTGTTCTAAGCTGACTTGGGTGCGAGGTTCTGTGAGGGGTTGTACTTGGATGGGTGGTGTTTTGCGATGATACAGTTTCAGAACGCTGTCATCGGGTAAATCCCAAGTTTTGTGCAACTGGAAATCCGAACCTTGTTCAACAGTTTGGACGATGATTGCTTGCGCGTCTGGAATCGATCCTTGGTTGCCACTTTTGGTGAGGAACCAGGAAAGCGATCGCGCATCTTGAGGGACAAACTTCTTTCGGGTTCCTACCTGACGCCCATACACCTGAAAATTTTCTAACGCACCGTAATAATTGAAATTGTGCTGGTTAATTTTTGCGGTTGAGGGTAATACTCCTAGTGTGGAACGCAGATAAGGTTCGGTTTGAATAATTTGGGCGATCGCTTGTTGGTGAGGCCATTTTTCTCCCAGATAAACGGGATGCTGGGCATAGGGACTGAGGACTTGCGTGAAATTGGCAAACATCCCTCCCACGGGAAACAGGTTCAGAAACATTAGCAGCACCGCCAAACCAATCGTTCCCCAACGGATATGATGTTTCCAGCGTCCTGTCTGGCGCGTCAAACCATAAGCCAAAAATAGCGCTACCACCGGCAAGTAAGGCAAGACATAGCGAGAATCTTTATTAATATTCAGCGAACCCAGTAAATAAGCTCCCAGCCAAAATACCGCAAGCCAAGCAATTGAATCAAAATTTAGAAATGAAAAATTAAAAGTTGAAGAATTCTCTTGTTGAGTTTTTATTTTTTTAATTGAATAAATCAGCAATCCCACAATTGGAATAAGTAACAAAGGCCAAGACACATGGTAAGGAAGAATTTTCCAGTAGTAAGTCCAGGCGTCTAGAGTATTGAGGGCGGGATCTCCCTCCGCGATCGCTGAATCCACGGTTGCGCGTTTTCCCGCTGTCAGCATCAGCAGCCAATTGGTGCGATACCAAGGACCAAAGACCAAAACCGAAAGCAGCAACCCAGAAACCAGTTGCGCGAGGCGTCCCCATGCCCGGTGCCGAATCGTCCCAAACCCCACCCACAAAATCGGCGTCAACAGAAAGAACAGCGCTGTCTGCTTTACCATCAGCGCCAGCCCCAAAGAAAGTCCAAACGCCGCCGCCCAAACCCATTCTCTTGTTCTTTGCGTCCTCTGTTCCTCTGCGGTTCGACAATTCCGCCAAACCGTCAAGCAAAAGAAACTCAATGTCACAACCGCTGTCAGCGGATAATCCAGCAGAAAATCCAGGCGATATTGATAAATCCCCGGTAACAATTGGCACAGCCCAGCCGCCCATAAACCGACTTCAATGCTAAATAGCTGGACGCCCAAACCATAAACCGAACCCAAAAGCATCGCACTGAATAGCAACAGAACCAGCGTGGCTTGATCCGCCCCCGTCCCAAAGAGATGCTGGAGGATAGCAGTCGCAATGTAGGTAAAAGGCGGCACTTTGGAGGTCAACAGCCAA
It includes:
- a CDS encoding TIGR00297 family protein, with the translated sequence MLSTINSFNPWLVAVGLNTVLLAIAYFAPKKLLTPAGFLHAWALGVIIWGTLGWQGYLVVMFYFLVGSAVTRIGMAQKEAEGIAEKRSGARGPENVWGSALTGTLCALGTVLVSYLGQPQWVPFLLLGYVASFSTKLSDTTASEVGKAYGKRTFLITTLQPVARGTEGAVSLEGTIAGVVASVAIACVGWGVGAIDLIGVVWCIVAAFIATNLESVIGATLQSRYDWLTNEVVNFLNTFIGAIAAILFALAWHSFSLTTTGIT
- a CDS encoding VOC family protein — translated: MNPTIFHLAFPISDVAQAKAYYADGLGCQVGRETRDALILNLYGHQLVGHVSKEPITPQRGIYPRHFGLVFTSIADWESLLERAQQRRLHFYQQPKHRFPGQLTEHCTFFLEDPFYNLMEFKYYSHAEAIFGVREYAEIGDSH
- a CDS encoding triacylglycerol lipase — its product is MNSAPKRNPVLLIHGINDTAAVFHKMAPYLAQQGWSVYDLSLTPNNGAMGLDSLAQQVADYVAKTFAPDQPFDLVGFSMGGIVSRYYVQRLGGINRVQRFITISAPNHGTWAGYFHNGIGCVQMRPDSAFLQDLNRDVAMLEQVNFTSIWTPFDLIILPPNSSEMPVGQNLQVPVLLHPWMITDAKGVKAVEKALLEPLKHDRVASPNGNRQSRHTPEPRKLPRHESNI
- a CDS encoding tetratricopeptide repeat protein produces the protein MLEQLAEAFERKDYKTVAWLLNHLVKQMPQNPLVQFYVGRLYEETGKLEAAENAYRQLLRETTNPKIMTQARQGLGRIEAIAQQKRRDAIAQATAAPEDTEAGVLVLEAVSAEKKQVAAQQLARIVQIDPYTARLQLPSRGWRLYRTGPVGELRFYSQQMQQAEIPNFWANLADVRKLNVFRVSHFLSASPPSVVCENEHGQTGSLTFNWSEVRQQVQGLLPIFGEVIDQDARRQLQWKTQTQDYAQLIDLHLPSRHSILRLCDSNYQFGQGISFNPQPTQPNQATNRSHWNNLLHFLEGHLAQTPIWADFTDFAQTALDRTEILKSLKSHIDLFRREETLWDPAFQLYSGLVFLRGSKN
- a CDS encoding RsmE family RNA methyltransferase, yielding MAQLQRLAIAPSQFQNQQIILTAEQQHYLSRVLRLREGDRFIAMDGQGHWWLAKLEANQGQLLEPISVQTELPCSITLMLALPKNGFDEVVRYSTELGVVAIAPVVSDRTLLNPSPQKLERWQRIAQEAAEQSERQIVPTILEPVSFSAALSSLKSHCSSIKNKNYICVARGDSPHLLDCLIHLLPQEASPPAPLLQGEGAGESGFSGTADELKNPGQGTIVIAIGPEGGWTPAEVEQAIAADFQPVSLGRRVLRAVTAPMVALSLVAAAWESEIREI
- a CDS encoding BON domain-containing protein, which produces MTWLERQFGQQKTSTEGDSKHDAQAVEEQMSPGLTGEYDWELREKAGMHKPPTLPEYMGFEGEYDANGLAKRVAAAFDQEPNLKNIDTLEIAQDGGTIILTGSVPDQSILSHVEAVAAKVDGTKAVDLHQVEIKTHEGSVR
- a CDS encoding response regulator — protein: MQTEPIAVLLVEDNPGDARLVRELLREVNAPQITLIHVQTLTEALDCLVSSEGLNVQKLKIERFNQPANQQPFELKGDRLPLSIGVILLDLSLPDAQGLETVRRVCNAVPEVPIVVMSGLADEAIALSAVQEGAQDYLVKGHADSHLLLRTVRYAIERQRMQIRLQQTQRALQQQLEREALVNRITTALNSNLDPKSVVDEIVRQTAVPMSCDFCMVVRDLSESNRVYIEAEYWPHLSDAVKPISQSPLQGTTLSVEGWEMVRSELLENRPVAIANTTDFWLTPAYQALCAETRPSTMLLAPIFVREQFYGYLVVGSIKPRPPFLTWEIQLLQQLAGQTAIALYNAHELEQLESLVQERTQQLAQEKTLLEAILDSIQEGITVTQPDGQIVLLNRAALQIYGLVGNGVTPTSAPGSMPHVKNFLTKLKVRNPDGSRPRRSELPLTRALQGEVFTDQELVVHGLNGERKWVSINGAAIRDDRGKVLLAVNTTRDITERKQAEKALRESETKFRTLYESTSAAVMLLDEQEIFNCNSATLHLFGCNGLEEFCGKHPSTFSPPTQPDGQSSLTLACDRITTALTEGNCRFDWIHRTLDGKDFPAEVTLTAIELDNRKVLQAVVYDISDRMNKEIELREAKEAAEAGSRAKSEFLATMSHELRTPLNAILGLSHILRQEIFGALNEKQKEYVTCINNSGEHLLSLINDILDLSKVEAGKEKLCPMPIIVPNLCEYIVTIMREQAYERGLQLTSEIDPEIDVCVADERRLKQMLLNLLSNAIKFTPSGQVSLIVQKQPGCIAFTVADTGIGIAPEKLSLLFEPFRQLDSGLNRQFAGTGLGLSLTRSLARLHGGDVTVSSTLGKGSEFTLYLPDMSNESVSIYQFPSEGGDSSSLSSGLNNGELKGELKAAANPFSIPGKGRILIVEDDENSGLLLQDYLQVVGHTVEHLLDGTDFLQRVRNFQPDLILLDVNLPGGYSGLDLLKDLKQQPELERLPVVMVTVNTMAEDRDRFLEAGANDYLSKPIGIPQLELILMKHL